A single region of the Cereibacter sphaeroides 2.4.1 genome encodes:
- a CDS encoding ABC transporter substrate-binding protein — translation MRASRRLALLLAATLAAAAPAVAEAPRRVVSINLCTDQLAMMLAAPGQLLSVSHLATEPQISAMVEEARAYPANRGQAEEVFLMRPDLVLAGTFTARQTVDLLRRLGIEVIELPPANAFADIPDQLRTVGRALGREARAEELVAEFEADLARLRVDLPPVRAALYYPRGYTTGSGTLADAILRHTGFSNVAAELGLDGGGDLPLERLVMAQPQMIVTSSPYPGASRAEELLDHPALQAVREEAGSVEVSDGGWICGTPAVLQALEVMGAARRSLAEVRLTELDGPR, via the coding sequence GTGCGCGCTTCTAGGCGCCTCGCCCTGCTGCTGGCGGCCACGCTTGCCGCCGCCGCTCCCGCCGTGGCCGAGGCGCCGCGGCGGGTGGTGTCGATCAATCTCTGCACCGATCAGCTTGCCATGATGCTCGCGGCGCCGGGACAGCTTCTCTCGGTGTCCCATCTTGCCACCGAGCCGCAGATCTCGGCCATGGTCGAGGAGGCGCGCGCCTATCCGGCGAACCGGGGGCAGGCCGAAGAGGTGTTCCTCATGCGCCCTGATCTGGTGCTGGCAGGCACCTTCACGGCGCGGCAGACTGTCGATCTGCTGCGCAGGCTCGGGATCGAGGTGATCGAGCTGCCGCCCGCCAATGCCTTCGCCGACATTCCCGACCAGCTGCGCACGGTGGGCCGGGCGCTCGGGCGCGAGGCGCGGGCCGAAGAACTGGTGGCCGAGTTCGAGGCGGACCTCGCCCGTCTCAGGGTGGATCTGCCGCCCGTGCGGGCGGCGCTCTATTACCCGCGGGGCTATACCACGGGTTCGGGTACGCTCGCCGACGCCATCCTGCGCCATACCGGCTTTTCCAATGTCGCGGCCGAGCTCGGGCTCGACGGCGGGGGCGACCTTCCGCTCGAGCGGCTGGTGATGGCGCAGCCCCAGATGATCGTGACCTCCTCGCCCTATCCCGGCGCCTCGCGGGCCGAGGAACTTCTGGACCATCCCGCGCTGCAGGCGGTGCGCGAGGAAGCGGGCTCGGTCGAAGTGTCCGACGGCGGCTGGATCTGCGGCACGCCCGCCGTGCTGCAGGCGCTCGAGGTGATGGGCGCGGCGCGGCGGAGCCTCGCCGAAGTCCGGCTGACGGAACTGGACGGGCCGCGGTGA
- a CDS encoding FecCD family ABC transporter permease, whose translation MRYSLLLLALALLVALLFLLSLLVGPAALGLGESLQALVTGQGEAVVLVMREIRLPRAILGLTVGAVLGISGAAMQGFLRNPLAEPGLVGVSSSAALGAVIALQTGLAASFTLALPLAALAGAAISVLLILGLAGPRGGALALILAGVAISALAAAGVALILNLSPNPFAAMEIVFWMMGSLADRSMTHVALALPFMLAGSALLLTLGRGLDALTLGEDAAEALGVRLGRVRLLLILGTALSVGAAVAVAGAVGFVGLVVPHILRPLVGARPSRLLPAAALGGAAMLLAADVAVRVIAPDRDLKLGVLTAIVGSPFFLHLIWRMRRVEA comes from the coding sequence GTGAGATATTCCCTCCTTCTTCTGGCGCTGGCGCTTCTGGTGGCCCTGCTGTTCCTTCTGTCGCTCCTCGTGGGCCCTGCGGCACTCGGCTTAGGCGAGTCGCTCCAGGCCCTCGTCACGGGTCAGGGCGAGGCGGTCGTGCTGGTGATGCGCGAGATCCGCCTGCCGCGTGCGATCCTCGGGCTGACGGTGGGGGCGGTGCTGGGAATCTCGGGGGCGGCGATGCAGGGGTTCCTGAGAAATCCGCTTGCAGAACCGGGGCTTGTGGGCGTGTCTTCATCCGCCGCTCTGGGCGCGGTCATCGCGCTCCAGACCGGGCTCGCCGCAAGCTTCACGCTGGCGCTGCCGCTTGCGGCGCTGGCGGGCGCGGCGATCTCGGTGCTTCTGATCCTCGGCCTTGCGGGGCCGCGCGGCGGAGCGCTCGCGCTGATCCTCGCCGGGGTCGCCATCTCGGCGCTGGCCGCGGCGGGCGTGGCGCTGATCCTCAACCTCTCGCCCAATCCCTTCGCCGCGATGGAGATCGTCTTCTGGATGATGGGCTCGCTCGCCGACCGGTCGATGACCCATGTGGCGCTGGCGCTGCCCTTCATGCTGGCGGGCTCGGCGCTGCTTCTGACGCTCGGCCGCGGGCTCGATGCGCTCACGCTCGGCGAGGATGCGGCCGAGGCGCTGGGCGTGCGGCTCGGCCGGGTGCGCCTGCTGCTGATCCTCGGCACGGCGCTTTCGGTGGGGGCGGCGGTCGCGGTGGCGGGAGCGGTGGGCTTCGTGGGGCTCGTGGTGCCCCATATCCTGCGGCCGCTGGTGGGGGCGCGCCCGTCGCGGCTGCTGCCCGCCGCGGCGCTGGGGGGCGCGGCCATGCTGCTCGCGGCCGATGTCGCGGTGCGGGTCATCGCGCCCGACCGGGATCTCAAGCTCGGGGTGCTGACGGCGATCGTGGGCTCGCCCTTCTTCCTCCATCTCATCTGGCGGATGCGGAGGGTGGAGGCATGA
- a CDS encoding ABC transporter ATP-binding protein gives MSLLALDNLTVRRGDCPVVDHVTFTVEPGEVLGLIGPNGAGKTSLLRAAMGLLPSAGKSSLAGLAPRARARAAAFLPQAREIAWPVDVETLVMLGRVPHAGRRVTAADREAVTRALDRMGLAGYRHRIATALSGGEQARVLIARTLAQEAPLLLADEPVAGLDPESQIRTMQVFQSLAAEGRAVVASIHDLGLAARHCTRLLLIARGRLVADGPPGVVLTAANLAEVFGVRAYYADTPDGPVFQPLGVTR, from the coding sequence ATGAGCCTGCTCGCGCTCGACAATCTGACCGTGCGCCGGGGCGACTGTCCGGTGGTGGATCATGTCACCTTCACGGTGGAGCCGGGCGAGGTGCTGGGCCTGATCGGGCCGAACGGGGCGGGCAAGACCTCGCTTCTGCGCGCGGCGATGGGCCTTCTGCCCTCGGCGGGCAAGAGCAGCCTCGCGGGCCTTGCGCCCCGGGCGCGGGCGCGGGCGGCGGCCTTCCTGCCGCAGGCGCGCGAGATCGCCTGGCCGGTGGATGTCGAGACGCTGGTGATGCTGGGCCGCGTTCCCCATGCCGGGCGCCGCGTCACCGCCGCCGACCGCGAGGCGGTCACGCGCGCGCTCGACCGGATGGGGCTGGCGGGCTACCGCCACCGCATCGCGACGGCCCTGTCGGGCGGCGAGCAGGCGCGGGTGCTGATCGCGCGCACGCTGGCGCAGGAGGCGCCGCTCCTTCTTGCCGACGAACCGGTGGCGGGGCTCGATCCCGAAAGCCAGATCCGCACGATGCAGGTGTTCCAGAGCCTTGCGGCGGAGGGACGCGCGGTGGTGGCCTCGATCCACGATCTGGGCCTTGCCGCGCGGCACTGCACGCGGCTTCTCCTGATCGCGCGCGGGCGACTGGTGGCGGACGGGCCGCCCGGCGTCGTGCTGACCGCGGCCAATCTGGCCGAGGTCTTCGGGGTGCGCGCCTATTACGCCGACACGCCCGACGGGCCGGTGTTCCAGCCCTTGGGCGTCACCCGGTGA
- the cbiZ gene encoding adenosylcobinamide amidohydrolase CbiZ produces the protein MIEVALERPWLVARLPGPMRVLSWAPHRPGLVIADRVVWREVRDAELAPGFDAERWLAAEMAGRDLGAAVGMLTSRTLDRHHLAEASAEGLRAACLATVGLGNAEAVGRRLVPERALGTINLLVAVEAELSEAAQLEALSIAVEARTASVLEAGLVLPTGRATGTGTDCVALACHPGAGRYAGLHTAAGEAIGAAVCAAVGLGSRIWMQERRAQAGRAG, from the coding sequence GTGATCGAGGTCGCGCTGGAGCGGCCGTGGCTCGTGGCGCGCCTGCCCGGGCCGATGCGGGTGCTGAGCTGGGCGCCGCACCGTCCGGGACTGGTGATCGCGGATCGGGTCGTCTGGCGGGAGGTGCGCGATGCGGAGCTCGCGCCGGGCTTCGATGCCGAGCGCTGGCTGGCCGCCGAGATGGCGGGGCGCGATCTGGGGGCGGCGGTGGGGATGCTCACCTCGCGCACGCTCGACCGGCATCATCTGGCGGAGGCTTCGGCCGAGGGGCTTCGCGCCGCCTGTCTGGCGACCGTCGGGCTCGGCAATGCCGAGGCGGTGGGGCGGAGGCTGGTGCCTGAGCGGGCGCTCGGCACGATCAACCTCCTTGTGGCGGTCGAGGCGGAGCTGTCGGAGGCGGCGCAGCTCGAGGCCCTGTCGATTGCCGTCGAGGCGCGGACGGCTTCGGTGCTGGAGGCGGGGCTCGTCCTGCCCACGGGCCGCGCCACCGGCACCGGCACCGACTGCGTGGCGCTCGCCTGCCATCCGGGTGCGGGCCGCTACGCGGGCCTCCACACGGCGGCAGGAGAGGCGATCGGCGCTGCCGTCTGCGCAGCGGTGGGTCTGGGGAGCCGGATCTGGATGCAGGAGCGCCGCGCGCAAGCCGGCCGGGCGGGCTGA
- a CDS encoding response regulator: MRPPWLAPLPPAALQQEVARQAAILRREAFVRFPAMALAFAVSMLFLPGWIVWTCVLLSALGEIVTNHLDACPARITERWRHPAYILSAFLLQCAFVTPPALMWHLENPYVKAFAIGFMVCSMMHVATVRSIHLPMGLAGGSAIALFTLASNTLYWLPRHDLAALGLTTLCALVALAYSLAAILMTYRLHREAAAGRAEALAANATKDRFLAQMSHELRTPLNAILGIGHAELRGASDPVSRDRLGVLIRSAEGLSTMLDDILDMSAVQQGRMPVRPQTVSPREEIVASVELFRPLVEETGVALELVLGDLPKRARLDPQRLRQCLSNLLSNALKHTQEGRIRVEARIEGAGPRPLLRIEVSDTGDGILREEAEAIFDPFMPTGNGRLAGNGLGLSISRALARQMGGDLRLLAQPGPGARFALTIALQTVEAPASAPAAPRAEHRLGGRRVLVVDDISTNRLVAAAYLQLFGVRTIEAQSGPEALALLEREPVDLVLLDMNMPGMDGLETLRRIRAMPGPAASLPVVAMTADATEEQRDMYLGAGLTGYVAKPVTPDRMSAELSRVLGLAHPDES, encoded by the coding sequence ATGCGCCCGCCCTGGCTCGCCCCCCTTCCGCCCGCGGCCCTCCAGCAGGAGGTCGCCCGTCAGGCCGCGATCCTGCGGCGCGAGGCCTTCGTGCGCTTCCCCGCCATGGCGCTGGCCTTCGCCGTCTCGATGCTCTTCCTGCCGGGCTGGATCGTCTGGACCTGCGTCCTGCTCTCGGCCCTGGGCGAGATCGTCACGAACCACCTCGACGCCTGCCCGGCGCGGATCACCGAAAGGTGGCGCCACCCCGCCTACATCCTCTCCGCCTTCCTGCTCCAGTGCGCCTTCGTGACGCCGCCCGCGCTGATGTGGCATCTCGAGAACCCCTATGTGAAGGCCTTCGCCATCGGGTTCATGGTCTGCTCGATGATGCATGTGGCGACGGTGCGGTCGATCCACCTGCCGATGGGACTGGCGGGCGGCAGCGCCATCGCGCTCTTCACGCTGGCCTCGAACACGCTCTACTGGCTGCCGCGGCACGATCTTGCGGCGCTGGGGCTCACCACCCTCTGCGCGCTGGTGGCGCTGGCCTATTCGCTGGCGGCCATCCTCATGACCTACCGGCTGCATCGCGAGGCGGCCGCCGGGCGGGCCGAGGCGCTCGCGGCCAATGCGACGAAGGACCGGTTCCTCGCGCAGATGAGCCACGAGCTGCGCACGCCCCTCAATGCGATCCTCGGCATCGGCCATGCCGAACTGCGGGGCGCGTCCGATCCGGTCAGCCGCGACCGTCTGGGCGTGCTGATCCGCTCGGCCGAGGGGCTTTCGACGATGCTCGACGACATCCTCGACATGTCGGCGGTCCAGCAGGGCCGGATGCCGGTGCGGCCGCAGACCGTCTCGCCGCGCGAGGAGATCGTGGCCAGCGTCGAGCTGTTCCGCCCTCTGGTCGAGGAGACGGGCGTGGCGCTCGAGCTCGTGCTGGGCGATCTGCCGAAGCGCGCGCGGCTCGATCCGCAGCGCCTGCGCCAGTGCCTGTCGAACCTCCTGTCGAACGCGCTGAAGCACACGCAGGAGGGCCGCATCCGGGTCGAGGCCCGGATCGAGGGCGCGGGGCCGCGCCCGCTTCTCCGCATCGAGGTGAGCGACACGGGCGACGGGATCCTTCGGGAAGAGGCGGAAGCCATCTTCGATCCGTTCATGCCCACGGGCAACGGGCGCCTTGCGGGCAACGGGCTCGGCCTCTCGATCAGCCGGGCGCTCGCGCGGCAGATGGGCGGCGATCTGCGGCTTCTGGCGCAGCCGGGGCCGGGCGCGCGGTTCGCGCTGACCATCGCGCTCCAGACCGTCGAGGCGCCCGCCTCCGCGCCCGCCGCACCGCGGGCCGAACACCGGCTCGGCGGACGGCGCGTCCTCGTGGTCGATGACATATCCACGAACCGGCTGGTCGCGGCCGCCTATCTCCAGCTCTTCGGCGTCCGCACGATCGAGGCCCAGAGCGGGCCCGAGGCGCTGGCCCTCCTCGAACGCGAGCCGGTGGATCTGGTGCTGCTCGACATGAACATGCCCGGCATGGACGGGCTCGAGACCCTGCGGCGGATCCGGGCGATGCCCGGCCCCGCGGCGAGCCTGCCGGTCGTGGCCATGACCGCCGATGCGACCGAGGAACAGCGCGACATGTATCTCGGCGCGGGCCTCACCGGCTATGTGGCCAAGCCCGTCACCCCCGACCGGATGTCGGCCGAACTCAGCCGCGTGCTGGGACTCGCGCATCCCGACGAGAGCTGA
- a CDS encoding DUF6476 family protein, with the protein MQQAPQPEGRLPPSLRFLKGLVIVLMLTLIVGVITVVSVIVTRMPTSLATADLALPESLALPEGTRAEAFTQGRDWLGVVTEDGRILIFERDGRLRQEVKLAPAQP; encoded by the coding sequence ATGCAGCAGGCTCCGCAACCGGAAGGGCGGCTCCCGCCCAGCCTCAGGTTTCTCAAGGGGCTGGTCATCGTGCTGATGCTGACCCTGATCGTGGGCGTCATAACGGTGGTTTCGGTGATTGTCACCCGTATGCCCACGAGCCTCGCCACCGCCGACCTCGCGCTGCCCGAGAGCCTCGCGCTGCCGGAGGGCACCCGCGCCGAGGCCTTCACCCAGGGGCGCGACTGGCTGGGCGTGGTGACGGAGGACGGCCGGATCCTGATCTTCGAGCGCGACGGCCGCCTGCGCCAGGAGGTGAAGCTCGCTCCCGCGCAGCCCTGA
- a CDS encoding RluA family pseudouridine synthase, which produces MAILPPHGGKLSITIGEDPPDRLDKALVREAPEEAALSRSRLMKLIGEGAVRLEGAPVTDPKAKVAEGQVYEIALDAPAEVEARPEAIPLSVVWEDEDLIVIDKPVGMVVHPAPGQWTGTLVNALLHHCGESLSGIGGEKRPGIVHRIDKDTSGLLVVAKTDRAHQGLAAQFEAHTVERRYLALVHGVPEVSDPRLRGVRGTSFEPGGVLRIATGLARHRTDRQRQAVTFEGGRHAVTRARLLERFGMPSVLALVECRLETGRTHQIRVHMAHAGHGLIGDQTYGGRRKLSPKALGAEAAAAAEAFPRQALHAASLGFRHPVSGEELSFESPLPADMASLLSLLPRMQG; this is translated from the coding sequence ATGGCCATCCTTCCGCCCCACGGGGGCAAACTGAGCATCACGATCGGAGAGGATCCTCCCGACCGTCTTGATAAGGCGCTCGTGCGCGAGGCGCCAGAGGAGGCCGCGCTGTCGCGCTCGCGGCTGATGAAGCTGATTGGCGAGGGCGCGGTGCGGCTCGAGGGCGCGCCCGTGACGGATCCGAAGGCGAAGGTCGCCGAGGGGCAGGTCTACGAGATCGCGCTCGATGCGCCGGCCGAGGTGGAGGCCCGCCCCGAGGCGATCCCGCTCTCGGTCGTGTGGGAGGACGAAGACCTCATCGTCATCGACAAGCCGGTGGGGATGGTGGTCCATCCCGCGCCCGGTCAGTGGACGGGGACGCTGGTCAATGCGCTTCTCCACCATTGCGGCGAGAGCCTCTCGGGCATCGGCGGGGAGAAGCGCCCCGGCATCGTCCACCGGATCGACAAGGACACGTCGGGGCTTCTCGTGGTGGCCAAGACCGACCGCGCGCATCAGGGCCTTGCGGCGCAGTTCGAGGCGCATACGGTCGAGCGGCGCTATCTCGCGCTGGTGCATGGCGTGCCCGAGGTCTCGGACCCGCGGCTGCGCGGCGTGCGCGGCACGAGCTTCGAGCCGGGCGGCGTGCTGCGGATCGCCACCGGCCTCGCCCGCCACCGCACCGACCGGCAACGGCAGGCGGTCACCTTCGAGGGCGGGCGTCATGCCGTGACCCGGGCGCGGCTGCTCGAGCGGTTCGGCATGCCGTCGGTGCTGGCGCTCGTCGAATGCCGGCTCGAGACGGGGCGCACGCACCAGATCCGGGTGCATATGGCCCATGCGGGCCACGGGCTGATCGGCGACCAGACCTATGGCGGCAGGCGCAAGCTCTCGCCGAAGGCACTGGGGGCCGAGGCCGCGGCGGCGGCGGAAGCCTTCCCCCGGCAGGCGCTCCATGCGGCGAGCCTCGGCTTCCGCCATCCGGTGAGCGGCGAGGAGCTGAGCTTCGAGAGCCCCTTGCCCGCGGATATGGCGAGCCTCCTGTCTCTCCTGCCGCGGATGCAAGGGTAA
- the rpoH gene encoding RNA polymerase sigma factor RpoH has product MSTYTSLPAPSPEQGLNRYMQEIRKFPLLEPEEEYMLAKRWVDHQDNRAAHKLVTSHLRLAAKIAMGYRGYGLPQAEVISEANVGLMQAVKRFDPEKGFRLATYAMWWIRASIQEYILRSWSLVKLGTTSAQKKLFFNLRKAKAKLGALEEGDLRPENVAQIAKDLGVSETEVIDMNRRLSGSDASLNATIGSDGEGSTQWQDWLEDEDSDQAADYAERDELEIRRELLAQSMSVLNDREKDILVQRRLTDDPVTLEELSEGYGVSRERIRQIEVRAFEKLQAKMRELARSKGMTIPA; this is encoded by the coding sequence ATGAGCACTTACACCAGCCTTCCCGCTCCGAGTCCCGAACAGGGCCTCAACCGCTACATGCAGGAAATCCGCAAGTTCCCCCTGCTGGAGCCCGAAGAGGAATACATGCTGGCCAAGCGCTGGGTCGACCATCAGGACAATCGGGCCGCGCACAAGCTGGTCACCTCGCACCTGCGCCTCGCGGCCAAGATCGCCATGGGCTACCGGGGCTACGGCCTGCCGCAGGCCGAGGTGATCTCCGAGGCGAACGTGGGCCTGATGCAGGCGGTGAAGCGCTTCGACCCCGAGAAGGGCTTCCGGCTGGCCACCTATGCGATGTGGTGGATCCGCGCCTCGATCCAGGAATATATCCTGCGGTCCTGGAGCCTCGTGAAGCTCGGCACCACCTCGGCGCAGAAGAAGCTGTTCTTCAACCTGCGCAAGGCCAAGGCCAAGCTCGGCGCGCTCGAGGAGGGCGACCTGCGGCCCGAGAACGTGGCCCAGATCGCCAAGGATCTCGGCGTGTCCGAGACCGAGGTCATCGACATGAACCGCCGCCTGTCGGGGTCGGACGCGTCGCTGAACGCGACCATCGGCTCGGACGGCGAGGGCTCGACCCAGTGGCAGGACTGGCTCGAGGATGAAGACAGCGACCAGGCGGCGGATTATGCCGAGCGCGACGAGCTCGAGATCCGGCGCGAGCTTCTGGCGCAGTCGATGTCGGTCCTGAACGACCGCGAGAAGGACATTCTCGTGCAGCGCCGCCTGACCGACGATCCGGTGACGCTCGAGGAGCTGTCCGAGGGCTACGGCGTCAGCCGCGAGCGGATCCGCCAGATCGAGGTCCGCGCCTTCGAGAAGCTTCAGGCCAAGATGCGCGAGCTGGCGCGGTCGAAGGGCATGACGATCCCCGCCTGA
- a CDS encoding class I SAM-dependent methyltransferase — translation MGHSAMPQNQSDRLKPKGSGDGPLGTALGRGAGVASDLWRRIRTRALSAIGPEAEAQLYEVHKEWLGDLSGKKVLEIGGGSPLSPWLADTARTYHAVSADPAELEALKVRLGEGRTARLIEADPMSGAFRETGYDVIYLHSVLHRMADRGPFLDRLLKKLAIEGRVVTTDPADGGALTRLVRTIDRPFRAESLPDHPVTEELKAELAERFYLINCVAPFRLGKAALVLGALHPELGRRVSERLIAADLKDRAAFNRLNASLQVSFLLGAPD, via the coding sequence ATGGGTCATTCCGCCATGCCACAGAACCAGAGCGACCGGCTGAAGCCGAAAGGGTCGGGCGACGGCCCCCTCGGCACCGCGCTCGGCCGGGGGGCGGGCGTCGCCTCCGACCTCTGGCGGCGGATCCGCACCCGGGCCCTCTCGGCCATCGGCCCCGAGGCCGAGGCGCAGCTCTACGAGGTACACAAGGAGTGGCTCGGCGATCTGTCCGGCAAGAAGGTGCTGGAGATCGGCGGGGGCTCGCCGCTGAGCCCGTGGCTGGCGGACACGGCCCGCACCTATCACGCGGTCTCGGCCGATCCGGCAGAGCTCGAGGCGCTGAAGGTCCGGCTCGGCGAGGGTCGGACGGCGCGGCTGATCGAGGCCGATCCGATGTCCGGCGCCTTCCGCGAGACGGGCTATGACGTGATCTATCTCCATTCCGTGCTGCACAGGATGGCCGACCGCGGCCCGTTTCTCGACCGGCTCCTGAAGAAGCTTGCCATCGAGGGGCGTGTGGTGACCACCGATCCGGCCGACGGCGGCGCGCTGACGCGGCTCGTGCGGACCATCGACCGGCCCTTCCGGGCCGAGAGCCTGCCCGATCATCCGGTGACCGAAGAGCTGAAGGCCGAGCTCGCCGAGCGGTTCTACCTCATCAACTGCGTGGCGCCCTTCCGTCTGGGCAAGGCCGCGCTGGTGCTGGGCGCCCTTCATCCCGAGCTGGGCCGTCGCGTCTCCGAGCGTCTGATCGCGGCGGATCTGAAGGACCGCGCCGCCTTCAACCGGCTGAACGCGAGCCTGCAGGTGAGCTTCCTTCTCGGCGCCCCGGACTGA